One Thermus neutrinimicus genomic window carries:
- the rplE gene encoding 50S ribosomal protein L5: MPLEVVLKRKYYEEVRPELIRRFGYQNIWEVPRLEKVVINQGLGEAKEDARILEKASQELALITGQKPAVTRAKKSISNFKLRKGMPIGLRVTLRGDRMWIFLEKLLSVALPRIRDFRGVNPGSFDGRGNYNLGLREQLIFPEITYDMVDALRGMDIAVVTTARTDEEARALLELLGFPFRK; the protein is encoded by the coding sequence ATGCCGCTAGAGGTTGTGCTTAAGAGGAAGTACTACGAGGAGGTGCGGCCCGAGCTCATCCGCCGCTTCGGCTACCAGAACATCTGGGAGGTGCCCAGGCTGGAGAAGGTGGTGATCAACCAGGGGCTGGGGGAGGCCAAGGAGGATGCCCGCATCCTGGAAAAGGCTTCCCAGGAGCTTGCCCTCATCACCGGCCAGAAGCCGGCCGTAACCCGGGCCAAGAAGTCCATCTCTAACTTCAAGCTCCGCAAGGGGATGCCCATTGGCCTTAGGGTTACCCTGCGCGGGGACAGGATGTGGATCTTCCTGGAGAAGTTGCTTTCCGTGGCCCTTCCCCGCATCCGCGACTTCCGCGGGGTGAACCCGGGTAGCTTTGACGGCCGTGGCAACTACAACCTGGGCCTTAGGGAGCAGCTCATCTTCCCCGAGATCACCTACGACATGGTGGATGCCCTTAGGGGCATGGACATCGCGGTGGTCACCACTGCCCGGACCGACGAGGAGGCCAGGGCCCTTTTGGAGCTTCTGGGCTTCCCCTTCCGCAAGTGA